The Cherax quadricarinatus isolate ZL_2023a chromosome 31, ASM3850222v1, whole genome shotgun sequence genome contains a region encoding:
- the LOC128696376 gene encoding uncharacterized protein: MESKNKFSPEQVISQYQIQKTLLSVKIKALKKQSLIKKRQSLKKHNKKQTLKKPIKKHSKRARRPRSRPARSATSSTTSLSVKGDVHEDPKNHNKGNLIDGKDGVPCSVSARKNSAKFSNFKTPGVSNTCLKPTDENDSCQTSG, translated from the exons ATGGAGTCCAAAAACAAATTTTCCCCGGAACAGGTCATTAGTCAGTACCAGATACAGAAGACACTTCTGTCAGTTAAGATAAAAGCACTCAAAAAACAGTCCTTAATTAAAAAAAGGCAAAGCTTGAAAAAGCATAATAAAAAGCAAACCTTAAAAAAGCCCATTAAAAAACATTCAAAACGAGCACGACGCCCTCGGTCCCGTCCAGCACGAAGTGCTACTAGTTCTACCACATCACTTTCTGTG AAAGGCGATGTTCATGAAGATCCCAAAAACCACAATAAGGGCAACTTGATTGACGGGAAAGATG GTGTGCCATGCTCTGTCTCGGCGAGGAAGAACTCTGCCAAGTTCAGCAACTTTAAGACACCAGGTGTAAGCAACACTTGTCTCAAACCAACAGATGAGAATGACTCATGTCAGACCAGTGGATGA